The Helianthus annuus cultivar XRQ/B chromosome 16, HanXRQr2.0-SUNRISE, whole genome shotgun sequence genome includes a window with the following:
- the LOC110914979 gene encoding putative phospholipid-transporting ATPase 9 — translation MGKDKRKKMHLSKMYSIRRNGFEEDLSQIGGKGFSRVVHCNENGGLEGINLQNYADNYVRSTKYTPVTFLPKSLFEQFRRVANFYFLVTGILAFTPLAPYSAVSAILPLIVVIGATMVKEGIEDWQRQQQDHEVNNRIVKVHSGRGDFATSQWKKLKVGDIVKVEKDEFFPADLLLLSSSYEDAICYVETMNLDGETNLKLKQSLDATSSINEDSKFNNFKATVKCEDPNASLYTFVGTMNFQEQRYALSPQQLLLRDSKLRNTDYIYGAVIFTGHDTKVIQNSTDPPSKRSKIEKRMDSIIYFLFFVLFLMAFVGSIYFGVVTKDDLDGSRMKRWYLRPDDSDIYFDPDQAPLAAIFHFLTAVMLYSYLIPISLYVSIEIVKVLQTIFINKDVHMYDEESDKPAHARTSNLTEELGQIDTILSDKTGTLTCNSMEFIKCSVAGTAYGRGVTEVERAMAKRVNGEDRFDEIVTEAYSHLSVKGYKFEDERITNGRWVNEPHSDVIQKFLRLLAICHTAIPDVDEETGKVTYEAESPDESAFVIAARELGFEFYKRTQTSVTFKEFDPKSKKRVERSYELLNILEFNSTRKRMSVIVRDDEGKLLLLCKGADSVMFERLSKKARQFEEKTRDHVHEYADAGLRTLILAYRELNEKEYEEFNEKFTEAKNSVSADRDDMISEVTDQIENDLILLGATAIEDKLQKGVPETIDKLAQAGIKIWVLTGDKMETAINIGFACSLLRQGMKQIVITLESPEIIAAEKAGDKNSIAKVSKNSVQKQIAAGKAQIYASKSDAYALIIDGKSLAYALNDDTKNEFLELAVGCASVICCRSSPKQKALVTRLVKEGTGKTVLAIGDGANDVGMLQEADIGIGISGVEGMQAVMSSDIAIAQFRFLERLLLVHGHWSYRRISSMISYFFYKNIVFGTTIFLYEAYTSFSGQPAYNDWYLTLYNIVFTSLPAIALGVFDQDVSARLCLKFPLLYQEGVQNTLFRWRRVFSWMLNGLFSGIIIFFLCMKSLNPDSYDKNGKTAGMEIMGATMYSCVVWVVNCQMALAVSYFTLIQHIFIWGGIFLWYLFLIVYGALPSSVSTTAYKVFVETLAPAPTYWLVTLFVVIASLIPYICFKAVQMRFYPGYHGMVQWIRHEGRANDPEYFQMVRQQSIRTTNVGFTARSIARDKEFEWHLER, via the exons ATGGGGAAAGATAAGAGGAAAAAGATGCATCTTAGCAAGATGTATTCAATTAGAAGAAATGGGTTTGAAGAAGATCTTTCACAAATTGGCGGGAAAGGGTTTTCAAGAGTAGTTCATTGCAATGAAAATGGTGGATTAGAGGGTATTAATTTGCAAAATTATGCTGATAATTATGTGAGGTCAACAAAGTATACACCAGTTACATTTCTACCAAAGTCATTGTTTGAACAGTTTAGAAGAGTGGctaatttttattttcttgttaCTGGGATATTGGCTTTTACACCGTTAGCTCCTTATTCTGCTGTTAGTGCTATACTTCCTCTTATTGTTGTCATTGGTGCTACCATGGTTAAAGAAGGGATTGAAGATTGGCAAAGACAGCAGCAG GATCATGAGGTCAACAATCGAATAGTCAAAGTCCACAGTGGTAGAGGCGATTTCGCAACGAGTCAATGGAAAAAACTAAAAGTTGGTGACATTGTGAAGGTAGAAAAAGATGAATTCTTCCCTGCAGATCTTCTATTACTTTCATCTAGCTATGAGGATGCAATATGTTACGTCGAAACAATGAATCTAGACGGCGAAACAAATTTAAAACTAAAACAATCATTAGATGCAACTTCTTCAATCAATGAAGATTCAAAGTTTAATAACTTCAAAGCTACAGTTAAATGTGAAGATCCAAATGCTAGTTTGTATACATTCGTTGGAACGATGAATTTTCAAGAACAGCGGTATGCACTTTCGCCTCAACAGCTTCTGTTGAGAGATTCCAAGCTTAGAAACACAGATTACATTTACGGTGCTGTTATTTTCACCGGTCATGACACGAAAGTAATTCAAAATTCAACTGACCCACCTTCGAAAAGAAGCAAAATCGAGAAACGAATGGATAGTATCATCTATTTCTTGTTCTTTGTCTTGTTTCTAATGGCGTTTGTAGGATCGATTTACTTTGGGGTTGTGACGAAAGATGATTTAGATGGGAGTAGAATGAAAAGATGGTATTTACGACCTGATGATTCGGATATTTACTTCGATCCGGATCAGGCTCCATTGGCGGCAATTTTTCACTTTTTAACAGCTGTAATGCTTTACAGTTACTTGATCCCGATTTCTTTATATGTGTCTATAGAAATTGTGAAAGTACTGCAGACGATTTTTATTAACAAGGATGTTCATATGTACGATGAAGAGTCGGACAAACCGGCGCACGCTCGGACATCGAATTTGACTGAAGAACTCGGTCAAATCGATACCATTTTGTCCGATAAAACCGGGACTTTGACTTGTAACTCGATGGAGTTTATCAAGTGTTCGGTGGCGGGGACCGCTTACGGGCGGGGAGTTACGGAAGTCGAGAGAGCTATGGCCAAACGGGTCAACGGTGAGGATCGTTTCGATGAGATTGTCACCGAAGCTTATTCTCATTTATCTGTAAAAGGATATAAGTTTGAAGATGAAAGGATTACAAACGGGCGATGGGTTAACGAGCCACATTCCGACGTGATTCAAAAGTTTCTTCGGTTATTGGCGATATGTCATACTGCTATTCCGGATGTGGATGAGGAGACCGGGAAGGTGACATATGAAGCGGAATCACCGGATGAGTCGGCTTTTGTGATTGCAGCTAGAGAACTCGGTTTTGAATTTTACAAACGGACGCAAACAAGTGTTACGTTTAAGGAATTTGATCCTAAATCTAAGAAACGCGTCGAAAGGTCATATGAACTTTTGAACATTTTGGAGTTCAACAGTACACGAAAGAGAATGTCGGTTATAGTACGAGACGATGAAGGAAAGCTACTTTTACTGTGTAAAGGTGCTGACAG TGTTATGTTTGAAAGACTTTCTAAAAAAGCGCGACAGTTTGAAGAGAAGACAAGAGACCATGTGCATGAGTACGCTGATGCGGGATTACGGACGTTAATACTTGCGTATCGTGAACTTAACGAGAAAGAATATGAAGAATTCAATGAGAAGTTTACAGAAGCTAAAAACTCCGTAAGTGCAGACCGAGATGATATGATAAGTGAAGTGACAGATCAGATTGAGAATGATTTGATACTTCTTGGAGCAACTGCCATTGAAGACAAACTTCAAAAAGGG GTCCCAGAGACCATTGACAAACTTGCTCAAGCTGGAATCAAGATATGGGTTCTGACTGGTGATAAAATGGAAACCGCCATTAATATAGG ATTTGCATGTAGTCTGCTTAGACAAGGAATGAAGCAAATTGTAATAACGTTAGAATCACCGGAGATTATAGCAGCTGAAAAAGCCGGTGACAAAAATAGCATTGCTAAA GTTTCGAAAAACAGTGTCCAAAAGCAAATAGCAGCAGGGAAAGCTCAGATTTATGCTTCGAAATCTGACGCATACGCTTTAATTATCGACGGGAAATCTCTTGCATACGCTTTAAATGATGACACGAAAAACGAGTTTTTAGAACTTGCAGTTGGCTGTGCTTCTGTTATATGTTGTCGTTCATCACCGAAACAAAAAGCACTGGTTACAAGACTTGTTAAAGAGGGAACCGGAAAAACTGTATTAGCCATTGGTGATGGAGCGAACGATGTGGGAATGCTTCAAGAAGCCGACATAGGTATCGGTATCAGTGGTGTTGAGGGAATGCAG GCGGTCATGTCAAGTGATATCGCGATTGCTCAGTTTCGGTTTTTGGAACGCTTGCTATTAGTCCATGGACATTGGTCTTACAGAAGAATTTCTTCAATG ATATCCTACTTTTTCTATAAGAACATAGTATTTGGAACCACGATTTTCTTATACGAGGCTTATACATCATTCTCCGGTCAACCCGCTTATAATGATTGGTATTTGACTCTTTACAACATCGTTTTCACATCACTTCCCGCGATTGCATTGGGCGTATTTGACCAAGATGTATCTGCTCGGCTTTGTCTCAAG TTCCCTTTGCTATACCAAGAAGGGGTGCAAAACACACTATTCAGATGGCGACGAGTATTCAGTTGGATGCTCAACGGGCTATTCAGTGGCATAATCATCTTCTTCCTCTGCATGAAATCCTTAAATCCCGATTCTTACGACAAGAACGGAAAGACAGCCGGGATGGAAATCATGGGGGCCACAATGTACTCATGTGTCGTATGGGTTGTCAACTGCCAAATGGCGCTAGCCGTTAGTTACTTCACCTTAATACAACACATTTTCATATGGGGAGGTATATTCCTGTGGTACCTCTTCCTAATAGTTTACGGTGCACTCCCTTCATCCGTTTCCACTACCGCTTATAAAGTGTTTGTGGAAACACTTGCACCCGCGCCTACCTATTGGCTCGTGACCCTTTTCGTGGTGATTGCTTCTTTGATACCTTATATTTGCTTTAAGGCGGTTCAAATGAGGTTCTATCCGGGGTACCATGGGATGGTTCAATGGATAAGGCATGAGGGTCGAGCAAACGACCCTGAGTACTTCCAAATGGTTCGACAACAGTCCATTAGGACGACGAACGTTGGGTTCACGGCTCGTTCGATAGCAAGGGATAAAGAGTTTGAATGGCATCTCGAGAGATGA